The nucleotide window CCCCACCGTTGAAGGCAACCCCTAAATGCGCGAACGCCCCCTCGACGACCGATGCCCGTGCGCGACGCGTTGAGCTGGGCCGTGCCCACCGTCCTCCTCGGCGGCGCGGCGTGCGTGAGCTGCACGCTCACCGTCGTGGCCGCGGTGGCCGCGACCGTCGGCATCACGACCGCGCCGCTCCTCCTCGGCCTCCCGCTTGCCGTGGCCCTCCCCGTCGCGGCCGCGAGCGTGGGCGGCTCCGTGCTCGCGTACCGCGCGATGAAGAACGAGGAAGTCGCGTGCGCGGTGAAGCCTGCGCGGCACCCGTACCTGCGCTTCTCAAGACGCAACGCCCTCCTCGGGCTCGCGCTCGCTTTCCTCGCGGTCGCCGGCGTCGCGCTCGCCGCGAAGCTCGCGATCGAGACGTTCACGACGCAGATCTACATGATCCACTGGGACACGACCGTGCCCGCGCTCGTCGCGGCGTTCGCCTGGATCGCGCACGGCGAACTCAACCGCCGCGACGACGCGCGCGCATCGACGGCCCCGCCGCAAGCGTGAAGCCGCCCCGCCGGCCGACCGCGGAACATGGCGCGTGAGCGGACGGGACGCGCGGATCGCATGCTCTGGGCCGCCGCGGGTGGACTCCTCGCGTCGATCGTCATCGGCGTCCCCATGACGATGATGGGCGCGATCGAAGACATGGTCGCGGGGCTCGTGGGAAGCGACAGCCTCGCCGTCGGGTGGGCGATCCACCTCGTCGCCGGCATCGTCTTCGCCGCGCCGTTCGGCTGGCTCGTCGCGCGCGGAAGCCTCCCCGCCATGGTCGGCCTCGGCCTCCTCTACGGCTTCGCGGTCGGCGTCCTCTTCGCGTGGCTCGCCGTCTGGCTCGTTCTCGGCCTCCCCCTCGTCGTCGGCGAGCCGGCGATGGTCACCGACATCGCCCTTCACACCCTCTGGGGCGGCATCGTCGGCGGCGTCGCCTGGCTCGGGTACGCCCGCGCCGCCGGGGGCGAGCGCGAACGGCGGCGCGTCGGAAGGCCGGTGTGACTGGAGCGAATGTCATCGGGACCGGGACCGGGTGTCGGGTCTCGGGACCGGGACCGGGTGTCGGGTCTCGGGACCGGGACCGGGTGTCGGGTCTCGGGACCGGGACCGGGTGCCGGGACCGGGCGTCGGGTCTCGGGACCGGGACCGGGCGTCGGGTCTCGGGACCGGGACCGGGTGCCGGGACCGGGACCGGGCGTCGGGTCTCGGGACCGGGACCGGGTGTCGGGTGCCGGGCGACGGGACCGGGATTCGGGACCGGGCGTCGGGTCCGGGACCGGGTCCGGGACCGGGTCCGGGACCGGTTGGTTGTCGCGTGGCGCGACGTCCGGATGATCGTTATTCCCTCTCGTTTCATTTGAGATGGGTGGGTTTTCCGGTGCGGCGATCGCGCGAGGGGTTCGATCACGAGCGCTTCGATGCGTACACCGTGGCGCTCGCGTTCGCGACGCTCACGCGCGAGATCACGCAGGCGTTGCCGAAAGGGCGACATTCGATCGGCGATCAGCTCGAGGGCGCGGCGGCATCCATCGTCCTCAACCTCGCCGAGGGCGCGGGCGAATTCAGCCGGCGCGAAAAGGCGAGGTTCTACCGCATCGCGCTCCGATCTGCAACGGAGGCCGCCGCCGCGCTCGACGTCGGCCACGCGCTGGGCTACGTCACGCGCGACCACCAGGACAACGGGAAGGAGAAGCTGAACCGCATCGCAGCGATGCTTCAAGCGCTCGTGCATCGAACGCGTGGCGTCGAACCCGCGCTCGACCCCTCCGCCACGACCGACAACCTCGATGGCACTTGACGCGACAGCTCAACGCGCGTCCGGTCCCGGTCCCGGTCCCGAACACGGACCCGGACCCGGACCCGGGCCCGGGCCCGGTCCCGGCGCCCGCCGCCCGGCTCCCGGTCCCGGTTCCCGGCGCCCGGCTCCCGGTCCCGGCGCCCGGTCCCGGTTCCCGGCGCCCGGTTCCCGCCGCCCGGTTCCGGCGCCCGGCTCGCGGTCCCGGCTCCCGGTCCCGGCTCCCGGTCCCGGTTCCCGGCGCCCGGTTCCCGGCGCCTGGTTCCCGGCGCCCGGCTCCCGGCGCCCGGCTCCCGGTCCCGGTTCCCGGCGCCCGGTTCCCGGCGCCCGGGAATCCAAGTCCGTCTCGCCAGGCCCGACGCCTTCTTCACGCGGCCGCGCCTTGCGCCCCGTAGGATGCCCGTCGACGCGCTCCTCGTGGCCCAGGCGTTCGTGGCGTCGATCCTGGGCTTCTTCGCGCCGTGCAGCGTGGGCATGCTCCCGGCGTACGTGGGCTACCTCCTCGGCGAGTCGTCGGGCGGGGGCGCGGCGGCGCCGTCGCGCGCGCACCGGTGGGCGGGCGCGGCGGCGGTGGCGCTCGGCGGGTTGCTCGTCGCGCTGGGCCTTTTCGAGGTGCAGCGCGTGAACCTGGGCGCCGCGGCGCTGACGCTCGCGCCGCTTGCGGCGCTCGCGGGCGGCGGGGCGCTCGCGGTGACGGGATTCGTGGCGCTCGCGTCGACGCGCGCGGTGCGGGGCCTCGCGATCGGGGCGCAGGCGAGCCTGGGCGTCGTCGCGGTGCTCGTCGTCGTGGGGGCGCCCGTCGCGATCCTCGCCTCGGGCCTTCTCACGCTCGGCCGCCTCGCGGCGCTGCTTGCGGTCCTCGGCCTCGTGCTCGCGACGCTCGGCGTCGCGACGCTCCTCGGCCGCGACCCGACCGTCCCGTTCGGCTTCGCGGCGCCGACGCGCGTGCCGCGGCCGCTTCGCGCGTTCGTGTTCGGCGTCGTGTACGGCCTCGTGAGCCTCGG belongs to Candidatus Thermoplasmatota archaeon and includes:
- a CDS encoding four helix bundle protein; the encoded protein is MRRSREGFDHERFDAYTVALAFATLTREITQALPKGRHSIGDQLEGAAASIVLNLAEGAGEFSRREKARFYRIALRSATEAAAALDVGHALGYVTRDHQDNGKEKLNRIAAMLQALVHRTRGVEPALDPSATTDNLDGT
- a CDS encoding cytochrome c biogenesis protein CcdA; the encoded protein is MPVDALLVAQAFVASILGFFAPCSVGMLPAYVGYLLGESSGGGAAAPSRAHRWAGAAAVALGGLLVALGLFEVQRVNLGAAALTLAPLAALAGGGALAVTGFVALASTRAVRGLAIGAQASLGVVAVLVVVGAPVAILASGLLTLGRLAALLAVLGLVLATLGVATLLGRDPTVPFGFAAPTRVPRPLRAFVFGVVYGLVSLGCNFPLFAFLVASALATGGAVDAFATFAVYAFGVATLLVPIAAAVATGRGVAVVRAASRHVKTATGALLVVAGLYMAYYYGVVLLTGGPPAWALRVLG